Proteins encoded in a region of the Anopheles ziemanni chromosome 2, idAnoZiCoDA_A2_x.2, whole genome shotgun sequence genome:
- the LOC131287477 gene encoding prolactin regulatory element-binding protein, translating to MAPTRKPTDGLLARVNFPLYAIEMVTSRHVLVAGGGGASKTGVANGFEIYEIHHDGDKYMADEVIRHETGPTVVMNCAVKNDEKRTLLMAGQESHCQMYLVNTVIDSGDNMGANVASPGSNKTDTEGLRKRRSISQQRTSPMTGATAGTTSVPADTEKKPSTGNQPNRKQIRFEIKTADSVQTDFTEAEPLQRVVRISPNGRLMATGGMDGHLRVWNFPKMTLASDIAAHTKEIDDVDFSPDSKHIVSIAKDGLGVIWSINPDKESKKLVWSPPANCRYLLKRCRYGLVEGQKDKFRLFTLANPFAKAGKAKGLLQQWDPEAGRLTGVVEIDESLAALAVRDDGRFVAVGTMFSGSVSIYIAFSLQRVLHVPNAHAMFVTGLEFLPVTNFDGPSITGDSEAAVLSISVDNRICVHSLPYRHSLPAWVAIFAIIFILFMTFCFCSYVGL from the exons ATGGCTCCAACGCGGAAGCCAACCGATGGTCTGTTGGCGCGAGTGAATTTCCCGCTGTACGCGATCGAAATGGTCACCAGCCGTCATGTGCTAGTTGCGGGTGGCGGTGGTGCCTCGAAAACTGGCGTTGCCAACGGATTT gaGATCTACGAGATCCATCACGACGGGGACAAGTACATGGCGGACGAAGTGATACGACACGAAACAGGACCAACGGTAGTGATGAACTGTGCCGTGAAGAATGACGAAAAACGGACGCTCCTGATGGCAGGGCAGGAAAGCCATTGCCAGATGTACCTTGTAAATACGGTGATCGATTCTGGGGATAATATGGGGGCGAATGTCGCCTCGCCCGGTTCAAACAAAACCGACACCGAGGGACTGCGAAAACGAAGGAGTATTTCGCAACAGCGAACTTCCCCGATGACGGGTGCAACGGCAGGCACTACTTCCGTTCCGGCAGATACGGAGAAAAAGCCCTCCACCGGCAACCAACCGAATCGAAAGCAGATTCGATTCGAAATCAAAACGGCCGACTCGGTGCAGACGGATTTCACCGAGGCCGAACCTCTGCAGCGAGTCGTGCGCATCAGTCCGAACGGGCGCCTGATGGCCACCGGTGGCATGGACGGGCATCTGCGTGTGTGGAACTTCCCAAAGATGACGCTCGCGTCGGACATTGCGGCGCATACGAAGGAAATCGATGACGTCGACTTCAGTCCGGACAGCAAGCACATCGTATCGATCGCCAAGGACGGACTCGGCGTCATATGGTCAATCAATCCGGACAAGGAATCGAAAAAGTTAGTCTGGTCCCCGCCGGCCAACTGCCGCTATCTTCTCAAACGTTGCCGTTACGGGCTGGTCGAAGGGCAGAAGGACAAATTCCGCTTGTTCACACTCGCAAACCCATTCGCTAAGGCGGGCAAAGCGAAGGGCCTGCTACAGCAATGGGATCCGGAAGCGGGCCGGCTGACTGGGGTGGTTGAAATCGACGAATCACTGGCCGCACTGGCGGTGCGCGACGATGGACGGTTCGTGGCCGTCGGGACGATGTTTTCCGGCTCGGTGTCCATCTACATTGCCTTCAGCTTGCAACGAGTGCTGCACGTGCCGAATGCGCATGCAATGTTCGTGACCGGACTGGAGTTTTTGCCGGTAACCAACTTTGACGGACCGTCCATAACGGGTGACTCCGAAGCGGCCGTCCTGTCGATTTCCGTCGACAATCGTATCTGTGTTCACAGCTTACCATACAGAC ATTCTCTGCCAGCATGGGTGGCTATCTTTGCAATTATCTTCATCCTATTTATgactttttgtttctgttcctACGTCGGGCTGTAA